Proteins encoded by one window of Vigna radiata var. radiata cultivar VC1973A chromosome 5, Vradiata_ver6, whole genome shotgun sequence:
- the LOC106761366 gene encoding tRNA (guanine(26)-N(2))-dimethyltransferase translates to MLFILSSPCQTLSSPRLYFPNNSFSGIKCDSAKVPVFPQKTRERSYLIERGLEFSTGDAFFREESATGRDLGVLAASLHKRGNGRLRVLDALCGCGIRSLRYLAEAGADFVAANDGNESYGSTIVENLSRVSSEEEGRWVVTHLEANRVMTDYYLQKSLFDFIDVDSFGSDSSFLRSAISTLKFGGLLYVTSTDGFSSGGHRPHHSLAAYGAYVRPMPYSNEIGLRMLIGGVTREAAVLGYHITPLFSYYAFHGPVFRVLLRLNRGKIHDTRHYGYIGYCQQCGNSHEFSWDQLGQISCSCNVSKVSNSLVVSGPLWTGPLHDAAYLMDMLNLAKQWGWIGCDGKDNLEKLITVMMDESDPKLPFGYIKLDEMASRAKINSPSLKALMSAMHQKGYAASRSHIATNAIKTNCPMTECIKIAKELLQVSVT, encoded by the exons ATgttatttattctttcttctccttGTCAAACTCTTTCGTCACCTCGCTTGTATTTTCCAAATAACTCCTTCTCTGGTATTAAGTGCGACAGTGCTAAAGTTCCCGTCTTTCCGCAGAAAACCCGCGAGAGGAGTTACCTCATTGAAAGGGGTTTGGAGTTTAGCACAGGAGATGCGTTTTTTCGAGAGGAAAGTGCCACCGGCCGAGACCTCGGCGTTTTGGCCGCTTCGTTACACAAGAGGGGTAACGGAAGGTTGCGTGTCTTGGATGCATTGTGTGGATGTGGAATTCGGTCACTTCGGTACTTGGCCGAGGCTGGAGCGGACTTTGTTGCGGCAAATGATGGGAATGAGAGTTATGGAAGCACCATTGTGGAGAATTTGTCGAGAGTTTCCTCGGAAGAGGAGGGAAGATGGGTGGTTACTCATTTGGAAGCTAATAGGGTTATGACTGATTATTATTTGCAGAagagtttatttgattttattgatgTTGATTCTTTTGGGAGTGACTCTTCGTTCTTGAGGTCTGCCATTAGTACTTTGAAATTCGGTGGCTTGCTTTATGTTACTTCCACTGATGGCTTCTCATCTGGTGGCCACCGTCCTCATCA TTCTTTAGCTGCATATGGAGCTTATGTGCGCCCTATGCCGTATTCGAACGAGATTGGTTTGCGAATGCTTATAGGCGGGGTTACCAGGGAGGCTGCAGTTTTGGGGTATCATATAACGCCCTTGTTTTCTTACTATGCTTTTCATGGACCTGTTTTTCGAGTCTTGCTCAGATTGAATCGTGGGAAGATTCATGACACCAG GCATTATGGTTACATTGGTTACTGCCAGCAGTGTGGAAATTCCCATGAGTTTTCTTGGGATCAACTTGGTCAGATAAGTTGCTCGTGCAACGTGTCAAAG gTTTCAAACTCCCTTGTGGTATCAGGGCCTCTTTGGACGGGACCTCTTCATGATGCTGCCTATCTTATGGACATGCTAAATCTGGCCAAGCAGTGGGGATGGATAGGCTGTGATGGTAAAGACAACCTTGAAAAGCTTATAACAGTGATGATGGATGAAAGTGACCCCAAGTTGCCATTTGGGTACATCAAGTTGGATGAG ATGGCTAGCCGTGCAAAAATCAATTCTCCATCTTTGAAGGCATTGATGAGCGCCATGCACCAG AAGGGTTATGCTGCCAGCAGGTCTCACATTGCAACAAATGCAATCAAGACAAATTGCCCCATGACAGAATGCATCAAGATTGCCAAAGAACTACTGCAGGTTTCTGTCACTTAA
- the LOC111241637 gene encoding uncharacterized protein LOC111241637, with amino-acid sequence MDDKNENLLPSPPSQLLSIDEEIWKMVEERAQEILWTIEPNLLSEENRKDVIDYVRSLIGDYYGAHVLPFGSVPLKTYLPDGDIDLTALSHEDTEEDLAITVCSILEREDDPEYQIKDIQHIPAQVQLVKCTVKNIPVDISFNQMIGFYTIHFLEQVDQLVGKNHLFKRSIILIKAWCYYESRILGAHHGLLSTYAIEILVLYIVNRFHSSLRGPLEVLYIFLDYYGSFDWDRNYASIWGPKALSSLPEIVETPECDQSGFLLKKEFLKKHRDMCSSSIRASETVTPEFPVKLMNILDPLRNDNNVGRCVNLANLHRIRLALSYGGRRLKQALTLPGENMGSALEKFFFCTLERNGKGERADVDIPVCPFGTGRSEGSVLDGDHASYSFDSQYVQLYPNYSMPVTTVHSNSPSPPSHDDMLALSTQQNWSGGDFLTSQQNWSMFYQSGSNVYIPGPTLYHPTYSLDEGIKSRGTGTYIPDLNYYSYWDIRVNENWPRKIPIVKNNAYPKSHPTEQLVEEVHSETNLNANSTPFEFTKEDFPLLLGIPKATLPKQEQASASIAKACSETDKGGDSMLSELSSEDLSPLLPCFRKDTPPLENAHTETDMGSNSQSFELSNEDFPLLPKLSSETRKDGKSKSFELSKKDFPLLRSSLKTVPSEFAKLTKQAKSFTSSKLKNMEFGTFKYSDSLKVQSLPTKSKKEDCGVSLSQKTVMVIPEGGK; translated from the exons ATGGAtgataagaatgaaaatttgCTACCATCCCCACCTAGCCAGCTGTTATCAATTGATGAGGAAATTTGGAAGATGGTTGAAGAGAGGGCCCAAGAGATACTATGGACAATTGAACCAAATCTATTATCTGAGGAGAACAGAAAGGATGTTATTGATTATGTTCGGAGCCTAATAGGAGATTACTATGGAGCACAT GTCTTGCCATTCGGTTCTGTTCCACTAAAAACTTACCTTCCTGATGGAGATATTGACTTGACAGCTCTTAGTCACGAAGATACAGAGGAGGATTTGGCCATAACAGTGTGCAGTATACTTGAAAGAGAAGATGACCCTGAATACCAAATAAAAGACATACAACATATACCTGCACAG GTCCAGCTTGTGAAATGTACAGTGAAAAATATACCAGTTGACATCTCTTTCAATCAGATGATTGGATTCTATACTATACACTTTTTGGAGCAG GTTGATCAGCTTGTTGGAAAGAACCATCTCTTCAAACGCAGTATTATCTTAATCAAAGCTTGGTGCTATTATGAAAGCCGAATTCTTGGTGCACACCATGGACTGTTATCAACGTATGCGATAGAAATACTGGTCTTGTATATCGTCAATCGTTTTCATTCGTCACTGCGTGGTCCTCTGGAG GTTCTATACATATTCTTGGACTACTACGGTTCATTTGACTGGGACCGTAATTATGCTAGTATATGGGGTCCAAAAGCCTTATCCTCACTTCCTGAAATTGTTG AAACACCAGAATGTGATCAGAGTGGATTCTTGCTCAAGAAAGAGTTTCTCAAAAAGCACAGGGATATGTGCTCTTCTAGCATAAGAGCATCGGAGACAGTGACTCCTGAATTTCCCGTTAAGCTGATGAACATCTTGGATCCTCTAAGAAATGATAACAATGTTGGTCGTTGTGTCAACTTAG CCAATTTACATCGAATAAGGTTAGCTCTTTCCTATGGTGGTCGAAGGCTGAAGCAGGCCCTCACACTTCCAGGAGAAAACATGGGTTCAGCACTTGAGAAGTTTTTCTTCTGTACTTTGGAAAGGAATGGGAAAGGAGAAAGGGCAGATGTTGACATTCCTGTTTGTCCATTTGGTACTGGAAGATCTGAAGGGTCTGTCCTGGATGGAGACCATGCCAGTTACTCTTTTGACTCACAATATGTTCAGCTATATCCCAATTATTCCATGCCAGTAACAACTGTGCATTCCAATTCTCCATCTCCACCTTCTCACGATGACATGCTTGCCCTATCAACCCAGCAAAACTGGAGTGGAGGTGATTTCCTGACATCACAACAAAACTGGAGCATGTTTTATCAAAGTGGTAGCAATGTATACATCCCAGGACCGACACTGTATCATCCAACTTACAGCCTTGATGAAGGAATAAAATCACGAGGAACAGGCACATATATACCTGACTTG AACTATTACTCCTACTGGGATATACGCGTAAATGAGAACTGGCCAAGGAAAATTCCCATTGTAAAGAACAATGCATATCCAAAATCACATCCTACAGAGCAACTAGTAGAGGAGGTTCATTCTGAGACAAATTTGAATGCTAACTCAACGCCGTTTGAGTTCACAAAAGAAGACTTCCCCCTTCTTCTAGGCATTCCCAAGGCTACACTTCCAAAACAAGAACAAGCATCTGCTTCAATAGCAAAGGCATGTTCTGAGACAGACAAGGGTGGTGATTCTATGTTGTCTGAGCTCTCAAGTGAAGATTTGTCCCCCCTTCTTCCATGCTTTCGCAAGGATACACCACCATTGGAAAATGCTCATACTGAGACGGACATGGGTAGCAATTCGCAGTCTTTTGAGCTCTCAAACGAAGATTTCCCCCTTCTTCCAAAGCTTTCTTCTGAGACACGCAAGGATGGCAAGTCAAAGTCATTTGAACTCTCAAAGAAAGATTTTCCTCTTCTTCGATCTTCACTGAAGACTGTCCCGTCAGAGTTTGCAAAGTTAACCAAGCAAGCTAAGAGTTTCACATCCTCTAAACTGAAAAACATGGAGTTTGGAACTTTCAAGTATTCAGATTCATTGAAGGTACAAAGTTTGCCAACAAAGAGTAAGAAAGAAGATTGTGGTGTTTCATTATCTCAAAAAACTGTAATGGTGATCCCTGAAGGTGGCAAGTGA